The genome window TTACTGCTGAGGTTAGAAGGTGTCTTGGGTTTTTCAGATTTTACATTAGATGCATTCCTGGTATAGTAaagaacttgtttcttttttcccctgtcATACATGTCACTGTAGTAGCACCTTCCCAAGGCTGAGCGTGGAAGCATGTTCTGTGCTTGTGAAATGATATTTGTTGTCTTATTGATTGAAATGTCTGGCTACCTGGACAGAGTACGGTCTTTTGAATTAATAAAGGATTTGTTGAAGGGTAGTTTATGACTCTTGAAATAGCCAATCTCTATGAAGCAGATTTATTTCAGAATGTGAAAGTTGGGGTGATTCTAAAATGAAGATCAGCAAAAGAAAAGGACCTGGGGTTTTGTTGCCTTAACAAGAGCAAGATTTCCTGTGAGTGAAGAGAGatcacatatttatttacttatttttggttCTACCTCAAGGTCTTCTGTGTGATTTTCTTACTTGCTGGCTAAATTTCTCCTTGGAACATTTGGATTTGCTTCATTTTGAGGCTAGGTGTAATGGGTGTCAAAGCTTGTTTCATAGTAAGAGCAAGAATATCTGAAAAATGATGACAGCTTCTATGTCTTGTTTGTTATTAGGGCAGGGGGTTCCTATCTATCTCTTTGGGGAAGGGTAGGTTAAGAGtggtaaagaaaatagaaaagataaaatatgacaTACATTGAATGCCAAGGGTATGAGAAAGATAGATATAAATGgtagggggaaaggagagaaaaaattaaaggaaagcaTTTATTGCAGCTTCCCTCTTGGTAACACTAGTCATGACTTTTCGGTAGGCAGTAGTGAaggtctaatatttttatttttaattcttatctCAACACAACAATTGGGAAATGGaacttaataataatgataataattacaATATCAACACTGATAAGAATAACACTGGAAATAAGGGTCAGAACTGTAAAAATGTAGTAAAAGGACAATAATataatgagatatttttaaaaaatgtttgaggaAAGACTTGCTAACAGTCAGTCAGcaaatggaactatattaaaAACATAGGGGTTTTAGAGCAAAGTGACCTGAGTTTGAATTTATGCTTGATTAAATACAAGCTGTGTGAACTTACACATGTTATTCAACCTAGTCATGTTATAGTTTTCTAATGTGTTAAATGAAGATCATACTtccagctgggttttttttttttttggttattactATAAGTAAAAGGCATTTTGTAAGGATTTAATTAGTAAGGTGGTTAATACAGGATACAGCTTATTCTAAATGctcaaaaaatagtttaaaatataaatgatatgtGGACTAAAATGTGTCCTTTGGATTCAAAAGTCCAGGTAATTGAAAGTTGTCACTATGATCAAATATACTATATGTTTGAGAAGGCAGCTGAAAAAGAGATTTAATACTCAAAACTCTTctatacttcattctttttaaaaatcaaatagatAGACTAAgaactgaaatacacagcttgatattgttttggttttattttgtttgtttcgaGTTCCAGGTCtatgattaaattttaaattttttttttaaactagaagaGAATGTATATATGAGCTAGCTTCATTCCAACCTATATGGATCACAGTTCAGAGTGATGAAATGTCTCTACCAAGGTTCCAGTTTGTTGAAGGCATTGCTGACACTGTATCTCAGAAAGTGTCTCATGCCTAGTCCGGTTTCCTTTCCGGTGCACTATCTGAACTTGAGACCGTTTGACAGATTCATTTCCTTAGTGGTTCTGTAGACATGTGATATATTAGTAGTTTAAAAACAATTGCATCAAATATCTCTAAATTCTGCATCTCCTACTTTACTCTTTAATACTAGTACCATCACTATTTTTTCAGATAGTatgtctcaaaatattttattgcattttatttatccatcatCTAACTTACCACTTggattctctattttgtttggtttATAAAACACATATCTTCTTTATACACTGCTTTTCAATGTTAAGGCCATCTTTCTGGTTGTTTCTGTCTTGCAAAAGCTTCCCAAAGCAAGTCCTGGTTGCTGCCTTCCTTTGCTTCAATCCATATTGCCttcttttaaactatatttactcaacaaaaatatattgtcCTAGGTACTTAAGATATCTTCATAACCATCATGAAATTTATGATGTATTggtaaagaataatataaaatatgtcatTAGAATTTTTACAGGTGTGTTATTGGgaaatccagaaaaaaataatcatacttTCCATTAAAAAGGCTTCTTTGAAATGATGAATATTAAATTTTGATAATATTATGTTCTTAAAACTTTGGTAAATACTGAAGACTTGGTAATTtttttgaataataaattaaTCTTAATATAAATCTAAATTAAATCCAAAGCCTTTACCTTGACTTTTACTACTCTGATTCTTCAAAAGACAATCTATTTTTCTGTCACAATTCTCCTGTCCCTAAGATATGAATGTGCTAGATGGCTAGATTTTTACAGtgacttatatttattttgacttttgaattATCTAGCTTGATTTTCCAAAGTTATTTCTTGAAAGcctaaatgctttttttattattactaaacaGATATGATGACAACACCTTCATGAACCTTTGCACCATCCCCCTAGTTAAAGGTAATGTCTCTTGTATTATACATATGTGATTGAGTATCTCCTATCATTTGATCtgagggttgtttatttgaattcATGATTCATGATCCTCACAATGGCAGAATATTCTTGAAATAGAgagtatttattgattatatttgatttcttctttggtaTGGTAGCATACACAAAGTGAGCTTAAACAAATGTTCATTAACTTGTCTAATTTTTGCGTGTGTTTGCAacacttatttttatcttgtgagctttatttttcatgtatCCAAAAGTAATATTCAAGtttgagcagaaaagaaaaaaaaggaagaaaaagcagtgtaagaaagaaagaatggagggAGGATGCAATATGTGTGGGAGATGAGTGGACACTGCTCAGTTAGAATGAAATTATATGAGTGCTTGCTTTGCATAGTAATGGTATAACTTAAGCACATGCATACGGGAACTATGCAGAGGAAAATGCATGGTTTTAATATGCACAGCATTAAGTGAGCTATTTAgattgtatttctctttctcttcaattatttttattttatgatgaaaCACTTTAGATtaaattaaaaggataataatgATCATGAATTTAGAGGTCTTGAGCTTCCATAAAAACAACATCAGTATTCTGAACATATTATATTTGAAGCTCCAGAGAATAAAGTATAATTACTTACTGGAAATGATCAGTCAGACAAGGAGGAAAACTGTGATGTGCAAAAGATTATAAGAGAATTTCATGTATGATGCTAAGTCAGTGAGTATAATGCATTGACTGTAGTGTTTACATCAAATTATAAACctattaaatgtttattattactattattatccccattattATTACCAGTACCATTAGCCTTATAAAGTTGATAATTTTCATGTCAGTGAAGCTTATCTGACTTATTATCCTTGAATCATTACTGATTACCAGTCTGTTCTTTAAGCAATTAACTTTATTGCAATGCTAAGATTCACACTCAACCTGATAAAATAACTTctttgttttccatttctctctccctatcaTGTTACCTCTTCATTGCAAGATTGAATATCAGAAGACAgagtaaaaatgaaaactttttcaaACCATACCAACCTTAGAGACATCTGGTACACCATGATGGGGATCCCAGGACTGGAAGATGCCCACATATGGATCTCCATCCCCATCTGTTTGATGTATATAGTGGCTCTTGTAGGCAACACCCTCTTATTATTCCTGATTTTCACTGAACGTAGTCTTCATGAACCCATGTACCTTTTCCTCTCTATGTTGGCCCTGGCGGATCTCTTTCTCTCCACAGTTACCACACCAAAGATGTTAGCAATCTTCTGGTTCCAAGATGGAGGTATTTCTTTTGGTAGCTGTGTGTCACAGATGTTTTTCCTCCACTTTATATTTGTGGTAGAGTCTGCCATATTGCTGGCTATGGCATTTGACCGCTATATAGCCATTTGTTATCCACTGAGATATACTACCATTCTAACCCCCTCAGTCATTGGAAAAATAGCTATTACATCTGTCAGTAGGAGTTTCTTCATTTGCTTCCCCTTGATTTTTCTGGTATATCGGCTTACTTACTGTGGGAGGAATATTATTCGTCACTCATACTGTGAACATATGGGCATTGCCAGGCTATCCTGTGATAGCATAAAGGTTAACATTTACTATGGAGTGATTGCAGCCCTATTTTCCACATGTCTGGATGTGGTGCTTATCATCATCTCGTATGGCCTTATACTCTGTACTGTGTTTAGAATTCCTTCCCAAGAAGCTCAACTCAAGGCTCTGAGTACGTGTGCATCCCATGTCTGTGTTATCCTACTATTCTataccccagcctttttttcattctttgctcACCGATTTGGGGGACAGAATATATCACTCCGTGTACATATTCTTCTTGCCAATCTTTATGTGGTGGTACCACCCACTCTCAATCCCATAATTTATGGTGTTAAGTCCAAGAAAATTCAGGAGAAGGTTATCCAGGTTTTTTCCTTCAACAAGAAATTTTGCTGATGTAGACTAAACAGGttagccttcagttttatgcagAATTGCACTAATTGAAGAATATCTACAATTGTACTGGACATCTTAAATCATGCCAGCTTTAGAAGAGACTAACACcagtaaaaagttaaataaatgagatcaagattttatttcttttgtgattttGTTCGGGACTAACAATATCAGACAAAGAACACCtcatattttatgtaatactgaGTTTTGTTACAACAGGCTAATAGTATAATTGATTGAATACAGTCATTTTTCTTGTAATTAATCAGAAAATAATAGTTTTAGACATTGGAATACATTGTAGGCTTGTAACTAAGAGGACAGTCTCTGAAGTCAGACTGCCAATGATCATATTTCTGCTCCACTAATTCTAagtataaaatcttagaaaagttATTGTTTctatgcttctatttttttttaaaaaaattaaggaagtatataatatctgaaatataatgagtgttaaataaatattagtaataaattataaatatagtaataaaatttAGTTTGCATATGTATAAGGTCATGTTGAGTTAGGAATTGATTTAAATGTGGTTCAATAAAAAAAGCTTAATTTATGCCAAAAACATCTTAATGTTATTGTATAATAAGTAAAAGTTGCTAAAATTGGGACATATTACCATAAGAAAAAAAGTTAGTTGAAACCAGTCAGtatgtatcaatatataataaattccatataaattttgaatagtttaaatactatatatatatacacatacatgcatatgtatatgtatacatatacatatatctgtaTATACCAAGTTATTTTACCTCTTGaatactattaattttttattgtttcagtaCATTTCTAATGTCATTAAGTGACTTTGTTAGAGGGTACCAGGTAGAATAGGGAGGAAAAAGGTTAGGGTGCAGAGGATGTTCCTTTTATACACAAAGTAAGAGTAATGGACCCCCATTCAGCATAAGATGGGAAGGAGAAGCACAGATGAAAAGGgagaataaaaagatataatCTTCAAAGGTCTCATTCTAGTAGCACACTCCTTGGCACTCATTTGAAGTGTCAGGGCATGAAAAGCATACACCAAATgtgttgtggggggggggagctaaaAGCAGAGGGAGATTAATACCCTGTTTTTGGCTTAAATAGCTGAGAAAAATGCCTTTGTAAGATATCTCATGCCAACCTGAGAAAGTAGCATTAGAGTAAAAATGACCATGAGGCACATTTTGTCAAAAACTGGTTTCCTTCTCTTCTACAAAGCAGCAAATGGATCCAGGAGTTCTTTATGGCACTATGGGAAATGCAAAAATCATGAGTAATGCTGAGTGGTGAAGTTGCTGAGGGAGTTGCTTTGGCTAGGGAATAATGGTTCCATGGTCAGGGCCATAAATACAAATATAGA of Saccopteryx bilineata isolate mSacBil1 chromosome 1, mSacBil1_pri_phased_curated, whole genome shotgun sequence contains these proteins:
- the LOC136320612 gene encoding olfactory receptor 52Z1P-like isoform X1, with the protein product MWTKMCPSFSNHTNLRDIWYTMMGIPGLEDAHIWISIPICLMYIVALVGNTLLLFLIFTERSLHEPMYLFLSMLALADLFLSTVTTPKMLAIFWFQDGGISFGSCVSQMFFLHFIFVVESAILLAMAFDRYIAICYPLRYTTILTPSVIGKIAITSVSRSFFICFPLIFLVYRLTYCGRNIIRHSYCEHMGIARLSCDSIKVNIYYGVIAALFSTCLDVVLIIISYGLILCTVFRIPSQEAQLKALSTCASHVCVILLFYTPAFFSFFAHRFGGQNISLRVHILLANLYVVVPPTLNPIIYGVKSKKIQEKVIQVFSFNKKFC
- the LOC136320612 gene encoding olfactory receptor 52Z1P-like isoform X2, which produces MKTFSNHTNLRDIWYTMMGIPGLEDAHIWISIPICLMYIVALVGNTLLLFLIFTERSLHEPMYLFLSMLALADLFLSTVTTPKMLAIFWFQDGGISFGSCVSQMFFLHFIFVVESAILLAMAFDRYIAICYPLRYTTILTPSVIGKIAITSVSRSFFICFPLIFLVYRLTYCGRNIIRHSYCEHMGIARLSCDSIKVNIYYGVIAALFSTCLDVVLIIISYGLILCTVFRIPSQEAQLKALSTCASHVCVILLFYTPAFFSFFAHRFGGQNISLRVHILLANLYVVVPPTLNPIIYGVKSKKIQEKVIQVFSFNKKFC